ACTATTATTTTCACAGTCATTCTTTGTAGTTCTTCCTActtcttcataattttttagttccatttttttttacaaattttatttttatttgattttattcatatgaattttatttacgttttatgatattttttttgttcagatgatatatgttgttggttttatagaatttttattatttttatctgtataatttttttctattctttgatgtactctatttttgttttgtattaattttttttattttttattctgaatttgtaaaatttgtaattgtaattgtaattattatatactacgtttattattaaaattttgaataatataaattatgatcctataaaaaaaggacaaaataaataaaaaattaattataagtaacAATAGAGTCATATTTATAgtctaaaataatactaaattaaagagtattgacgatactaaaaaaaattatagaatattttttttgtgtgacattaaaaaatttatagtactcttttttatatttttattttttattgtatttattttatttatatgataaatattttttatattattttttatagtattttgattttgcaagtatataaaattgatgtctattttagtaatttttcatctaaaagtgattttgagtagtataatccaaacaacatttattttactataatcaattttgatataaagattaCCAAATATAAATCACGTTAACCCAAACTAACttatcatcaaaatcaattttacaaaattaattttatgcaaactctggtttgcaaactgtaatccaaacacacactaagtAGTATGCAATTTCAACTCAAATGACAATCAATCTAATATTCTAATGTGTTATTACCAAATATAATCATAATCAGAGAGTGGGAGAAGCTTTTTGCTCTTTATCTTACttacaaaaccatgcaaatGGTAACTTAGAAAAAAAGCTATTTTAAATTGgaactaaataaagaaaaaattacaaaaatactaaTAGTTCATTTTTGCCCAGAAACAAATACATGGAGGATAAGTGGAGGTCTGGACTTtccaactttaaaaaaaaaagctaataataaaatttaagaagtcCAACCcaataaaatataatgatatttaaataaatactacattatttttcttctcttattcCTCTTTGACGtttaatattcttttaaaacCATAGCTAATTAGCCGAAGACGCCCTCCACTTTCAAGTGTCACAACGGTACAACCGTACAACTGTATAAGGTACAATATGCTAAACACTTATTTATTATACATGTATAAAACTGTTATAATTTATACTTGGCGTGGATAGTGCATTATAAATGGAATTAGTCTTTGAAGTTTGATCCAAAGGCGGTAGAAActctaaataattctaattatttagtaataaactaataaccaACCTTCTTTGCAAAATAGTATTCTTATTTGTGTGTAATATCTATCATGACCAATTGACCACTATTTAACTATTGTTACGGATTccatatttccattgatgttgTACCGCCTGTACGCTTAGTAGTTTTGAGCAAATGCCACTGTAAAtaaatgctactttgagttctATTTTATTGATGCTATACGTttagtagttttttttattttttttcttaaaaatattgttaatttgttattgatatttaattaataaaaaatatttagattttgtTTATTCATGTGAGTATATAATTACCTGAATTTTTTTCaggtaaaaaaaactaaaacattTTATGATGAAAAAACAAAGTAAAATTGATGCAATTTTTAAGAGAAAAGCTGCTGATAATATTAGAGTTTAAACAAGTCAATCCTCTAATCTTATTTCACAAAAAGTTTAAGTAAGTGAACTCTCTAATCTTACTCAAAATACACATTAACATGAAGTTAAAGTTCCAAGATTAGAAAGAGATGTTGATATCTCTTTACTAGAAAGGGATCCAGGAAAGCGACGTCCAATTTGGCAATATAATGTCAATAAACGTGATAAGATTCGTAGAGCATACATAATAGCTGGGCCATACCAACCAACAAATATTAGCTATCCAGCTTCTGGTAATAACAATCACCGTTGATATTTTCAATCTTCTTGATTTAAGAAATTTTCAAGTTGGTTAGAATATTCACCAGAAAAAAGATGCTGCTTATTGTTTGCCTTGCTATTTGTTTAGTAAATATTATCAGAATTAGGATTTAGTAATTGGAAGAAAGTAAACAATGGAGTGGATTTAGTATTTGTATGTCACGAGGGTTTTATTCCTAATTCTCCCCATAATTTATGTGTGAAATCTTGTGATGATTTAATAGCTCAATCTAAGTATATAGACAAAGTTCTTGATAGGCATAATAATGAAACTATTGCAAATAACCGCTTAAGATTGAAGACATCTATTAATGCTATTCGATGGCTTGCATTTCAAGCATGTGCATTTAGAGGCGACGATGAAAGTCCTGGATCTTTGAatcgaaaaaattttattgagttaATTAAGCTTTTAGTTTCATGTAATCAGAATGTTAATAATGTTGTTCTTGAAAATGCTCCTGAAAATACTCAATATATATCTCCCGGTGTTCAAAAAGATATATTTCATATCTTTACTAGAAAAGTGCATGCAACAATTCGAGAAGAAATTGGTGATtctaaattttgtataattattgaTGAAGCAAGAGATTAGTCAAAGCTAGAAGAAATGTCTATGGTTCAGAGATTTGTAGACAAGCACGATTGTgttcaagaaaatttttttgatcttATACATGTTTCTGATACATGTTCTTTGACATTGAAAACAGAAATTTCATCAGTTCTTTCTCGTCATAATCTTGATGTtcaaaatcttagaaaacaagGGTATGATGGAACTAGTAATATGCGTGGTGAATAGAATGGATTGCAAACTCTATGTTTGAAAGATTGCCTTTTTGCTTATTACATTCAATGTCTTGCTCATCGATTACAATTGACACTTGTTTCTGCAGCTAAAGAAGTTTGCTATGTTtatcaattcttttcaaaacttacaTTAATTGTGAATGTTGTAATTGTTTCTCCTAAACGTCATGATCAGTTAAGGGTTGCTCAAGCAAATAATGTTGCAAACTTAATTGTTGATAATCAACTTGTTGGTACTTTGCAAAGAGTTGGAGATACTAGATGGAGATTTAACTTAAATTCTGTGCGTAGCTTGCTATACATGTTTGATGCTACTTTGTGAAGTTCTTGAAAAAAGCACTGAAGAAGATAATTCCTCCACTCGTGGTGATGCTAGTGCTGCTTATGATGCTATCACATCCTTTGAATTTGTCTTTATTTTACATTTAATGAGAAATATTTTGGAAGTTACTCATGATCTTTGTCAAGTTttgcaataaaaaaatcaagacATATTGAATGCTTTAACTCTGATTTCTACTACCAATACTTTAATCCAACGAATGAGAGAATCAAGTTGGGAGGCTTTCATAAAAGAAGTTATATTGTTTCGTGAGAAACATGAAGTTCAAGTTCCTAATATGAATGCATTGCATATTCCTAGAAGAGGCCGAACTCGTAAAATTGTTGACCAAATTTCAGTGAAGCATCATTATCGTGTTAATTTATTTATGCCTGTAATTGATACACAGTTGCAAGAGCTTAATGAAAGATTCAATGATAATATGGTGGAATTGCTTGCTTTAAGTTTACTTTAGATCATAGAGATAATTATAAGTTCTTCAGTGCCTACAAAGTATGTGAATTAGGGCAGTGTTTGGTTGTTGTCTCAAAAAAATGAAGACATAGACACAAAGACACAAATACACATGAACACAAAGATACACAAAATTTATAACATGTTTGGTGATAATACACAAGACACATGTATTTAATTCAAAAGTCTATTTTATCCCCAAACTAAAACAATTCAAGTGTTAAAAGATAAAGGACAAtggttgaaattttaaaaaataattagggATAGAATTGGAAAAATCTGTGTCTCATAGATTGTGTCTTAGTGTCACAGCTTGAAAGAGATACACTAAATACATGTCTTTAATGTGCATCTGTGTGTAACCgtgtcttttaaaattttatgtctcAGCAAACAAACGGTGTACACGTACCACCGTGTCCATGTATCTGATGGACATGGACATTAACCAAACGGAGCCTAGTAGAACGGTTTTGTCCAGATGACTTCAGTAACTAAGAGAAAATTCACATTAGAATGCAAGCTCAATATTATGAACTTGATGTTCCTAATCATGTTGAGTTAACTAACTTGTGCACAATTTCGGAGTTATGTCAAGAATTAACGAAGACAGAAAAGTCTTTAACATATCTTTTGATTGATTGTTTGATTCGCTTGGTATTAACGTCCTATTTCAACTCATACAATTGAGAGATCTTTTTCAACTATAAATATTGTGAAGAATAGACTCATAAATAAAATGGAAGATAAATTTCTTACTAATTGTCTTCTGATTTACATTGAGAAGAAAATTGTTAAAAGATTTGATGCCAATTCTATTATCggtgaattttatgatataaagAATTGACGTGTACCACTTCGTTAGTAAAAAgtacacatatttttttatactttaaatatatattttttatcggtatatttttataatgcATCTTACATTATAATTTACTTACATATttctttaatattatatatgttattgacCCCACGATACATTTCTGGATCCGTAATATTTTTGGCATactattcaaaaatatttcttcatttttctataatttgttgacaagtaattttttttacagtaaCTCCCAAAAAGGACTAATTCATTACAATagattttaaattcaatttaaaaatttctaatggttaaaaaataaaatcattattAACACActacttttataattatattatctatCATATAAGtataggctaattttttttatataaaaaaatattgatatttttattaaaaataaaattatttagtataattacaAATAAGATTATATCAGCATTTTCTGCCACATAATATTATAATACACTCCAAAtattaatattcaaataaaatatcatcTTTATCTCTCTAAAAAATATACAGAgaggaacaaggaattgaaaaaggaagaaacttTGATTGGATTGAGATGATGGGTCATGCTTCAAAGTTTGTTCAAATATTCAGACTCTGTCCAATCTCTCGTTTCAACCAACACTTGTTCTTCACTACCACTACCAGTTAGTTACTCCACCCTCCTCCTTAACTCATTTTCTTATTGACCCATGATTAAATTTCTCAACTTTAATCCCTTTTCGTGTCCTCTATTATCATTGGATTCAGGTTACAAGTGCAGCAAATTGAAATTGGATATTGTGAAAACACAATTGGCGCTAAAACTGAAGAATACCCTTCAACAACCAGGGAAACCCTTTTTTCATTCCCATAGCTTCAATCTCAATGTCCCAGCTAACTTCCTCCGTAAAAGTAATCGCTTTTCTGGTAACAATAACTATCTacttctgtttttctttttctttttaatatattattattgtaaatttttcaatcaagtatATTCTGAGTGTGTGGTTTAGTGGAAGTTGGTATTCTCAACTAAAGATATATTTCAGTATGAAAAAGCAACATCAAAATTTGTGTTAATATTATTCAGATAACATTACAAAACTTTGATTTTGATACACTGAAGCAATGCTTGTTGATTGCAATGGTTTGACACTTGTTTCTTTAAGGGTATGTTTGAGAGTTGGAGTTTTTGAGGGGAATATGGAAGGAAAGGATTTGAAGAGTAAAAAGAACTTCTGCTTACCCTTCAAGGCTTTTTCCTTCcatatcttttcttctcctGCAAAATCAAAACTAACAAACACCCAATAAGATATCAATTTTGAGTATTGGCAAATGGCAGAAACTGGTAAGGAGAGAGTGATACCCTTAAAGTGAGTCGACAGGTTCAAGCTAGATTAGTTGTGCTTACATATGGACTTTGGATACTAGTAGTTAtattagagaaagaaaaagcattgaTGCATTGCCGAAgtaaatattttacattatgGTCCGATATCATAATTAAATCCATGTTAGCATACTAAACTTGAAGCAACTTGTGTTAAATGGCTCGTACGTAGTATGGAATCTTGTCACATTAAGCTGAAATTAGGTTTATGATGGTAATCATACTCATTTGACAAGTTTTCTTCACGTCTTGAGATGCATCATCTGGTTATGATTGACTATGATGATTATCTGTGTATCTTATCTGTGGGTTGTGGCAATGTGGCGTGGTTCTAGAATCGCCAATTAACTAGAATTTCAATCTTTTATATCAAATTTGAAGTTATATGCAAAAGGAAAATGTACTAAACATGCCCTTCCATTATCTGTGAGTGGTATAAAATGTAATATGAGGTTGATGATGCACATTTCAGGCAGTTACTTGAGCATTGGAAGCATATTAGGAGTGTCAATTGCATCAGCATCAGTTATAGCTCATGCCATGGATGGTGAGCCAGATATCTCATCTCATTGGTATTAATGCACTTTTAACTTTTCTATATTTCTTCATATTCTTCCTCCCTATCTCATTTTCTCatgtttttctttcaataacttaagttttcttgtttgtttaaAGCTGGGGATGCTTTGGTGGATGATCCTTCTGATAACTCACAGGATGTTTCTGAGGAGGAAGAAATTGTGCACCACTTTTTGAAATTCACTAGGAAATTCTGGCTTCctgttcttttctttcttacagTGTTGACGAACTTGGATGATCCAATTATGATCTTGTTTGTCAAAGTTACCTTGTTTCTCCTAAGCACCAAGCCCAATCCTTTCTCTGTCTATATTTTTGTTGATCAGGTCAGATCATGTATTAATATCtgatggattttttttttattttcatattttaatcaTCGAAAGATCTTTCATAGGTCTAGAACATTTTTTTATGAGTCGAAAACATATATATTGAATTGTGGTCTTATTCTTAACCTAAAGgctcttttattttgaataaatatttgatAGAAACAACGAACAATGTTTATATGATTATATATCCCTTGAAAATGTCCTTATATTGCAGCTGTGCGAACAATCCATGCGTCAAGATACTCGTTTTTTCAAGAAAAAGGTGCATGACATCCCTTATTAGCTTAAGTTTTCGCATGCTAGTCAGCTATCTCATTTTTATCACTTGTACTCCACTGTTACCTAACATCAATATATCATGATTGAATTCCTTTTCTCTTGTAATAGCACTTAATCATGATATTGAATTTCCAAATGTTTTATGATAGAATAAAATGTTGCTTTTAATGTTTTGTTACTAGATCACCCAATCTTAACCAGTTTTTTTATTGCATCTCCCTATTTCCAAGTTGTTATTGACTCAAATGTTTTTATTTGTAATGTATTGTCCCCCTACAGATTTAGTTGGTGTAAAAATGaacataatatatacatatgtaaTGACGAGTGCAACGATATTTGGATTTGGAATTTAATTTATATGCATTGTCAGTAATAGAGAGTTTCTAACAAACATTTAATCATGTAACTACATCGATGAAAATATTTGACTTTGCCATGTTGATAGAACAAATAGCATATATTTTGACCGAGAATTTGCATGCGGATACGAATAAGGATGTCTTAGAATCTTGTTATGTGCTCTGAATTTCACTAATCTTGTTATTCTTTTGAGTAAAACCTTTGGTATCTTATGACCTTTGATCTTGCAGCCGTATGCCAGCAAAGTTGAAGTTCATGACTATAAGCTTCTATGCCTGGCTGCTGTGGAAGTAAGAGATCAAAAGTTCACTTTGGTTGGAATTCTTGGTACTTGGTGGTCGTTGCCTCATTTACCAACTTGGGAAGCAATTTCTTTAGTTAAGAATAGAGTTGGAAGCATCTTTGTGAAACCAACTGAGAACTATCACTATCATACTCAATTACCTGAATTGTGCTGATGTATTGGCATGCGTGTCCATCAAACATTGTTGTTTTAGATTTACTTTTGTTTGttactatcttttttttttttcactttcagTTAGAAGATTAGATTATTATTCAATCTCTGTTTTTCTAGTTACCATCTGAATAATCCTCATATCTAGgatcataattataaatatttgattAACATTATTATAACTTTTCCATTTTATGAAcaaagcatttttttatttaatgtataATGCTGTATTGGCATTGTATGTTTTAAGAAAACTTTTGTATTTACATATTGtattatatattgtatattGGTTAGGTTTAGCTATTGATGTATGGAATTTGAAGGCCATTGAACCCTATGCTTGCTTAAATTTTTTGATCTTTGCAACAAATAATAAAACAGAAAGTAGAGTTTATTGTTTTTaccatttttgttttctctttacaaaattcaaaaaacgaAAATCAGAAACCAAATCACATTTTCCATTTAGATGAGGATCAAATATTCATAAATGAACATGCAATCAATATAAGTACCAAAACCCTAGTCAAGAATAACTCGCATACATTTATTTAGTCCTTCCCTCAACAAAAATTAGACAGATAGTAGTATAGATGATTAACAACTAAATGTTAGTCAATTACTAGACTCATACCACTGTCTTGCTATGAAACGGTGGTTATTTTGGTAATCTTGCATCAACCATCTCTAGACTCTCAGACTCATTTTCATCagcttttcatgcttcattTGGTTAAATCTATGGACCACAATGTGAAATGTCTCCCAAAATTCATTGAATGAATTTTCAGCAGCTCAACAACAATTTAGTGTAGTCTCACTAAATGGTGTCGGTGGCATGAACTGATTGATGTCAATAGCACTCATTATGATCCAGTTCTTTAATAAAATCACTGGTGACTAACCAGAAACCAGAATAACAATCACTTTTGCTTCCAGCGTGCTGCGAGTAGATCTTCGAAGTCATCATCTTGGCAGTTTACACCTATGGGATCGCTCGAGAAAAGGAATGACCACTAGGCATTTAGTCTTCATCCACCATAGTCATTACTGGAATCCCCTTGCTAGAAAAGCTTGAGCATGCTACTCTGATCTCCTCACCTATCTTAAAGTTCCTTTTATCACTATTCTCCTACATGACAAAACAAGGAATACAAATTAATTGATAGTGCAAAACACATGGGTGGACTTCAGAAATAATAAGGATTAAAAAATTCATCTGATAAATGGTCTACGATGAAATTATGTGGATTTGCAAGTGTTTATACTTCTGTATGAACGATCAGTTGAAAATTCCAGCTATAACCCATAGATAAAGTCCAACAAATGCATTGTTCTCAACCACTGAAAAAGGTAATATGATGTGCAATGATGGGCAAAGTGTATATAAGATGTTAATTACGTGTACATAAGATGTTAATTAAAGCTACACAacagagagaaagaaaggggaCATTGAGTATCTATGTCATTAAGGATATAAAGGCAACTCATACCTCAAATCGGTACATTCCTTTAAGTCCTCCACCCAAATCCAATACCAACCCGTGTGCACGAATTTGATGCACTTTGGAAGTAACTTTAGTTCCAATTTTCAGTTGTTTTGCAGTTACCGCTTCCTTATCTTCAGCTTCCTTCTCACACTCCTCCAAATGCGAACTAGACTTTTTCTGCTTCAGATTTTTTGACTTCTTAGCATTAGTACGTGGGAAGGGACCTGAATGCGAAGATGAAGCATCCATCACATCTTGAGATTGACGAGATTTTGACTTGTGAATTGGTTCTCTCCCTTTATTTTTGCGGGTATCCTCTGATGTCAGATTTGAGCTGGTAGACTTCTCATCCCCATCACACTCTTCAGCACTACGTATTAAAAATACTGGTACTTGGGAGGTAGCTGGCTTCGCCTCACCTAATTCATTTTTGCCTATCGGAAAATCAGAGGCAGAATTGTGTTGCTCTTCTGCTTTAGATTCATCCCCAACCGGTGCCCAAATTTTGGCTGTTTCTTTTGCAGATGCCACAGATCCTTCACCTACATCATCAGTCTCTGATCCTCCGGGACGAGGCTTAACTGCCTTAAGGGATAATTTAATGTTACCACGAACATCTTGGCCTATGCACATCAAAGAAAGCTGCTGGCCAATAGAGACTATATCTGCAACTCGGGAAACCTGTGGAAATGGTAGTTTTATTAAAGACACTATTATATGCAAAATTCTGTTCCTGTTGGTAGCAGAAACAACAATAATATGACTCttaaagataagaaattatGATAAGTTAAAATCATACATACCGGCTCATGTGACAACTCAGAAATGTGGAGAAGCCCTTGCTGGCCACCATTAAACTCCACAAAAGCTCCATATTCTTTTATAGAGGTGACGACACCTTTGTAGATTCCTCCAACTTCAATTTCACGGCCTACTATAAAATCAATCTGACAAACAAGAATGGTCATCAATATGACATCCATGAAGGAAGAAACAAGAGTGGATATTTCACCATTCATCATTAATAAATacattaacattttttttatgggATACATATAAGGATAAACTACACATGTCAAAATGATTTAGAAGATAAAACAATAATTCCTAAAACAGGAGAGAGACATTGTCTCCCTTGGGAATGCCAAATGCCATTACAGATGACAAGCATAGCTTTATAGAAAAATTAAGGCTAAACACGATAGAAGACCTACCTTCTCCAGTAATTTGTCCATTACAGCCTGATTTTTAGCAACTATTGTAAGTGTTCCATCGCCTACAGACATCCGAGCACCTGATTGTAATACATAATAGCATAGTCAATAAACATAACATATACAAATGTGTTCTGCTtcacaaaatatatatacagcATACTAGAAACACAACATTTATAGGTAAACCAACAAGAGGACAGAATGTGGTAAACATCCAAGATGCTTCAAACTTAAAGTGACCTGTTTCCTCTTCCATTTTTCTCTTTAGAGCACCCATTGGCCCAATTAGGCGACGAATAGCATCATTGCTGTACTTTAAGGTGGCTGCATTAGCAAAGAAAAATTTCATACTTAGAAAGGGTGTTTTGCATGGTAGGAAAACCTATTCTAGAAAACACCAAAAGTGAAGAATAGGGAGGGCGAAAAGAGGTTAAAAGGCGAGACCTAATCGTGGCGTAGTACTGTCATCCTTGTTACGAGGTGCACTAATTTCCTGTTCCATGTGATCAAGAATTTGAAGGCGAGCTTTACGAGCAGGTTCTAAACATTCACATATGATATCTACAGGAATTCCAGCTGGTTTTATGTCCAACTGAATAGCAGTAACTCCTTTTCGAGTCCCAGCAATCTTGAAGTCCATGTCACCCAAGTGGTCTTCCAAGcccttaaaaataaaattttttaagtttaatacTTGGTAAGAGAACAATCATCTATTATGTTGTTCAATATCAATATCACTATGAATATACACCTAAGAATCCTACAAATGG
The Arachis duranensis cultivar V14167 chromosome 5, aradu.V14167.gnm2.J7QH, whole genome shotgun sequence genome window above contains:
- the LOC107490060 gene encoding uncharacterized protein LOC107490060 isoform X2; amino-acid sequence: MMGHASKFVQIFRLCPISRFNQHLFFTTTTSYKCSKLKLDIVKTQLALKLKNTLQQPGKPFFHSHSFNLNVPANFLRKSSYLSIGSILGVSIASASVIAHAMDAGDALVDDPSDNSQDVSEEEEIVHHFLKFTRKFWLPVLFFLTVLTNLDDPIMILFVKVTLFLLSTKPNPFSVYIFVDQLCEQSMRQDTRFFKKKPYASKVEVHDYKLLCLAAVEVRDQKFTLVGILGTWWSLPHLPTWEAISLVKNRVGSIFVKPTENYHYHTQLPELC
- the LOC107490060 gene encoding uncharacterized protein LOC107490060 isoform X1; the encoded protein is MMGHASKFVQIFRLCPISRFNQHLFFTTTTSYKCSKLKLDIVKTQLALKLKNTLQQPGKPFFHSHSFNLNVPANFLRKSNRFSGSYLSIGSILGVSIASASVIAHAMDAGDALVDDPSDNSQDVSEEEEIVHHFLKFTRKFWLPVLFFLTVLTNLDDPIMILFVKVTLFLLSTKPNPFSVYIFVDQLCEQSMRQDTRFFKKKPYASKVEVHDYKLLCLAAVEVRDQKFTLVGILGTWWSLPHLPTWEAISLVKNRVGSIFVKPTENYHYHTQLPELC